In the Deltaproteobacteria bacterium genome, one interval contains:
- the thrS gene encoding threonine--tRNA ligase: MAEIRVTFEDGAVERLPAGIAAGEAIRRHAERDGAGRAPLERAVAARVEADGSTVVDLTRPLLRDCRLAPVAVESPEGLGVIRHSAAHLMAQAVKRLFPETQITIGPVIENGFYYDFKRPGGFASEDLPRIEEMMRAIVAEDLPVRREEVARGEAIRRFREMGEHYKVEIIEGIPDATVSLYHQGEFVDLCRGPHVPSTGRIPAFRLTAVAGAYWRGDARNEQLQRIYGTAWASEQDLEAYLKRLEEAKQRDHRRLGQVLDLFSLHPIAPGSPFFHAKGAVVYNTLVGYIRGLYARYGYTEVITPLIYKTELWKTSGHYDAFRDDMFLMTIEDEEYGVKPMNCPGHCYLFATRKHSYRDLPIRYADFSRLHRFEPSGTLAGLVRVRSMAQDDAHIYCAPEQLDGELERFIAMTREVYGAFGFDRVEVTLQTRPEKFLGRLELWEAAEAALHRALERAGHAVTVLEGQGAFYGPKIGFDFRDVLERSWTLATVQIDCAMPERFGLRYVTAEGTEATPVMLHRAVLGSLERFIAILLEHTAGKLPLWLAPVQVRVLPVSEKAAAYATRVAAACEAAGLRAEADLRNEKLGYKVREAQVEKVPVVAVVGEREAAAGTVAPRTEGAAQPALPLDVFVARIATEARPPGGVA; encoded by the coding sequence ATGGCCGAGATCAGGGTGACGTTCGAAGACGGAGCCGTCGAGCGCTTGCCGGCGGGGATCGCGGCCGGCGAGGCCATCCGCCGGCACGCCGAGCGGGACGGCGCGGGCCGGGCCCCGCTCGAGCGGGCGGTCGCCGCCCGCGTCGAGGCGGACGGGTCCACGGTCGTCGATCTGACGCGGCCGCTCCTCCGTGACTGCCGGCTGGCGCCGGTCGCGGTCGAGTCGCCGGAGGGCCTGGGCGTCATCCGCCATTCTGCCGCGCACCTCATGGCGCAGGCGGTGAAGCGGCTCTTCCCCGAGACCCAGATCACCATCGGCCCGGTCATCGAGAACGGCTTCTACTACGACTTCAAGCGGCCCGGCGGGTTCGCGAGCGAGGATCTCCCCCGCATCGAGGAGATGATGCGCGCGATCGTCGCCGAGGACCTGCCCGTGCGGCGGGAAGAGGTGGCGCGCGGCGAGGCGATCCGCCGCTTCCGGGAGATGGGCGAGCACTACAAGGTCGAGATCATCGAGGGCATTCCCGACGCGACCGTCTCGCTGTACCACCAGGGCGAGTTCGTCGACCTCTGCCGCGGCCCGCACGTGCCCTCGACCGGGCGCATCCCCGCCTTCCGGTTGACCGCCGTCGCGGGGGCGTACTGGCGGGGTGACGCGCGCAACGAGCAGCTCCAGCGCATCTACGGGACGGCGTGGGCCAGCGAGCAGGACCTCGAGGCGTACCTGAAGCGCCTGGAGGAGGCGAAGCAGCGCGACCACCGGCGGCTCGGCCAGGTGCTCGACCTCTTCTCGCTTCACCCGATCGCGCCGGGCTCGCCCTTCTTCCACGCCAAGGGGGCGGTCGTCTACAACACGCTCGTCGGGTACATCCGCGGGCTCTACGCGCGCTACGGCTACACCGAGGTGATCACGCCCCTCATCTACAAGACGGAGCTCTGGAAGACGTCGGGCCACTACGACGCCTTCCGCGACGACATGTTCCTCATGACGATCGAGGACGAGGAATACGGCGTCAAGCCGATGAACTGCCCCGGCCACTGCTACCTCTTCGCGACGCGCAAGCATTCCTACCGCGACCTTCCCATCCGCTACGCGGACTTCAGCCGCCTGCACCGCTTCGAGCCCTCGGGCACGCTCGCCGGTCTGGTCCGCGTGCGCTCGATGGCGCAGGACGACGCGCACATCTACTGCGCGCCCGAGCAGCTCGACGGCGAGCTCGAGCGCTTCATCGCCATGACCCGCGAGGTCTACGGCGCCTTCGGCTTCGACCGCGTCGAGGTCACGCTCCAGACGCGGCCCGAGAAGTTCCTCGGCCGGCTCGAGCTGTGGGAGGCCGCCGAGGCGGCGCTCCACCGCGCGCTCGAGCGCGCGGGGCATGCGGTCACGGTGCTGGAGGGGCAGGGTGCCTTTTACGGGCCGAAGATCGGGTTCGACTTCCGGGACGTGCTCGAGCGGTCCTGGACGCTCGCCACCGTCCAGATCGACTGCGCCATGCCCGAGCGCTTCGGGCTCCGCTACGTGACGGCCGAGGGTACGGAGGCGACGCCCGTCATGCTCCACCGTGCGGTCCTCGGCTCGCTCGAGCGCTTCATCGCGATCCTCCTCGAGCACACGGCGGGCAAGCTGCCGCTCTGGCTGGCGCCCGTGCAGGTGCGCGTGCTGCCGGTGAGCGAGAAGGCGGCGGCCTACGCGACGCGCGTGGCGGCCGCGTGTGAAGCGGCCGGGCTGCGCGCCGAGGCGGATCTGCGCAACGAGAAGCTCGGCTACAAGGTGCGCGAGGCGCAGGTCGAGAAGGTGCCGGTCGTCGCCGTCGTGGGCGAGCGCGAGGCGGCCGCCGGCACGGTGGCGCCGCGCACTGAGGGCGCGGCGCAGCCCGCCCTGCCGCTCGACGTCTTCGTCGCGCGAATCGCGACGGAGGCGCGCCCGCCAGGAGGTGTCGCATAG
- a CDS encoding translation initiation factor IF-3: MAKVEEKTRINHNIRAREVRVIDADGGQLGVMATSDALRIAQQKELDLVEVAPTANPPVCRIMDYGKYRYAQKKKAQESRKKSTASLLKEVKLGSQTSGHDVNFKVGHIRSFLGDGHRVKVTVFFRGRQITHPELGRVMLDRIAEKVADVAVIDQPARMEGRSMSMMLVAK, encoded by the coding sequence ATAGCCAAGGTCGAAGAAAAGACGCGGATCAACCACAACATCCGCGCCCGTGAGGTGCGCGTGATCGACGCCGACGGCGGGCAGCTGGGCGTCATGGCGACGTCGGACGCGTTGCGCATCGCGCAGCAGAAGGAGCTCGACCTGGTCGAGGTGGCGCCCACCGCGAACCCGCCGGTCTGCCGCATCATGGACTACGGGAAGTACCGGTACGCGCAGAAGAAGAAGGCGCAGGAATCGCGCAAGAAGTCGACCGCCTCGCTCCTGAAGGAGGTGAAGCTCGGCTCGCAGACCAGCGGGCACGACGTCAACTTCAAGGTCGGCCACATCCGCAGCTTCCTCGGCGACGGCCATCGTGTCAAAGTCACCGTCTTCTTCCGTGGCCGGCAGATCACGCACCCCGAGCTCGGCAGGGTGATGCTCGACCGGATCGCCGAGAAGGTGGCCGACGTCGCGGTCATCGATCAGCCGGCCCGGATGGAAGGCCGCAGCATGTCGATGATGCTGGTGGCCAAGTGA
- the rpmI gene encoding 50S ribosomal protein L35, producing MPKMKTSRGAAKRFKVTATGKVKRRRGYLRHILSTKTRKQKRRLGKPALVDPTNAKAIKRLLPYL from the coding sequence ATGCCGAAGATGAAGACGAGTCGCGGCGCCGCCAAGCGCTTCAAGGTGACCGCCACCGGCAAGGTGAAGCGCCGGCGCGGCTACCTGCGCCACATCCTGTCGACCAAGACGCGCAAGCAGAAGCGCCGGCTCGGGAAGCCGGCGCTCGTCGACCCGACCAATGCGAAGGCGATCAAGCGCCTTCTGCCCTACCTGTAG
- the rplT gene encoding 50S ribosomal protein L20 produces MPRAKGGPKTRRRHKKTMKLAKGYVGGRRKTYRQARETVERGLTYAYRDRKQRKRDLRSLWIVRINAAARANGMSYSRLMTGLRAAGVEVDRKMLAALALDDPRAFAEIAGLARTHAAAPATP; encoded by the coding sequence ATGCCACGCGCCAAGGGCGGCCCGAAGACGCGCCGCCGTCACAAGAAGACGATGAAGCTGGCGAAGGGCTACGTCGGGGGCCGCCGCAAGACCTATCGCCAGGCCCGCGAGACCGTCGAGCGCGGCCTCACCTACGCCTACCGCGACCGCAAGCAGCGCAAGCGCGACCTCCGGTCGCTCTGGATCGTGCGCATCAACGCGGCCGCGCGCGCCAACGGGATGTCGTACAGCCGGCTCATGACGGGCCTGCGGGCTGCCGGGGTGGAGGTGGACCGCAAGATGCTTGCCGCCCTCGCCCTCGACGATCCCCGGGCGTTCGCGGAGATCGCCGGCCTCGCCCGCACCCACGCGGCCGCACCGGCGACGCCGTAG
- the pheS gene encoding phenylalanine--tRNA ligase subunit alpha translates to MREELARLREAALAEIASCRAEAELEAVRIRYLGRKGSLTQVVRGLATVPPAERPALGALVNQAKEAVEAAVAAAGERLAAERLARSLAHERIDVTLPGRRRPRGHAHPLRLIEDEIVDLFVGMGFRVAEGPEIEDDYHNFAALNFEPDHPARDAQDTLFVASGADVLLRTHTSPVQIRVMRAAQPPLRVVVPGTVYRRDDLDPTHSPMFQQVEGFMVDERVSFADLKGVLVHFLRRLFGPETGVRFRPSFFPFTEPSAEVDIACFRCAPAGAADPACRICRGRRWLEVLGAGMIHPNVLRAVGYDSERVQGFAFGLGTDRIAILRYGIEDLRLFYENDLRFLAQFPS, encoded by the coding sequence TTGCGGGAGGAGCTGGCACGGCTCCGCGAGGCCGCCCTCGCCGAGATCGCCTCCTGCCGTGCCGAGGCGGAGCTCGAGGCGGTCCGCATCCGCTATCTCGGCCGCAAGGGCTCGCTCACGCAGGTGGTGCGCGGGCTCGCCACGGTCCCGCCGGCCGAGCGGCCGGCTCTCGGCGCGCTCGTCAACCAGGCGAAGGAGGCGGTCGAGGCGGCCGTCGCGGCGGCCGGGGAGCGGCTCGCCGCCGAGCGGCTCGCCCGCAGCCTCGCCCACGAGCGCATCGACGTCACGCTTCCCGGCCGCCGTCGCCCCCGCGGCCACGCGCATCCGCTCCGCCTCATCGAAGACGAGATCGTCGACCTCTTCGTCGGCATGGGCTTCCGCGTCGCCGAGGGGCCGGAGATCGAGGACGACTACCACAACTTCGCGGCCCTCAACTTCGAGCCCGACCATCCGGCCCGCGATGCCCAGGACACGCTCTTCGTCGCGTCCGGCGCCGACGTCCTGCTCCGCACCCACACCTCGCCCGTGCAGATCCGCGTCATGCGCGCCGCGCAGCCGCCGCTCCGGGTGGTCGTGCCCGGGACCGTCTACCGGCGCGACGACCTCGACCCCACCCACTCACCGATGTTCCAGCAGGTCGAGGGGTTCATGGTCGACGAGCGCGTGAGCTTCGCCGATCTGAAGGGCGTGCTCGTCCACTTCCTCCGCCGGCTCTTTGGTCCCGAGACCGGGGTCCGCTTCCGGCCGAGCTTCTTCCCCTTCACCGAGCCGTCCGCCGAGGTCGACATCGCCTGCTTCCGGTGCGCGCCGGCAGGCGCGGCCGACCCCGCCTGCCGCATCTGCCGCGGGCGGCGGTGGCTCGAGGTGCTCGGCGCCGGGATGATCCATCCGAACGTGCTGCGCGCCGTCGGCTACGATTCCGAGCGCGTGCAGGGCTTCGCGTTCGGCCTCGGCACCGACCGCATCGCCATCCTCCGCTACGGCATCGAGGACCTCCGGCTCTTCTACGAGAACGACCTGCGCTTCCTCGCGCAGTTCCCGTCGTAG
- a CDS encoding phenylalanine--tRNA ligase subunit beta: MRVPLSWLGEFVTWSGSAEALAERLTLAGFPVEGLEEVGRLDARIRVGRLAAVEPHPGAERLSVCRVDVGDAAPIAVVSGAPGLAAGQRVPVALPGARLPGGRETGVAAFGGIESAGLLCSEAELELGDDAGQVLLLPHDATPGAPLVELAGVADTVLELEVTANRGDCLSILGVAREVAATSGVRLRRPRPRPREGGAPAARDVGVRVESADCPRYCARLVRAVAVQPSPLWLRLRLRRAGMRPVNVVVDATNHVMLERGQPLHAFDWEQLAEHRIVVRGAAAGERLLTLDGIERVLDPADLVIADARGPVALAGVMGGQVSEVTAGTRVLLLESAFFMPAAVRRTARRTGIASEAAYRFERRVDPAMVPEALDCAAALITRLAGGHTAPGIVEDPPGGWMPEAPTIRLRPRRVAALLGVAVPRAQIGRRLSALGATCRAAGDALTVTPPSHRGDLQREEDLVEEVARLGGYDAIPASLPEMPLTSGEDSRARVAARRLRRLLAAEGLAEMVTLAFTDPETNRLLPGFVGRALTPLALQNPLSSETGELRRSPLAGLVRALHANVGLGADFVGAFEIGKGYGVDAHGRRQEPRAVAIVLYGTWPPRGVERAGPCVDFADLKGIIENVLGGLGLEERRVRWRPIGEEPFLHPGKGAVIEAAGATIGVAGALHPKIAQACDLAEEVWLSELDFETLADYGSRRVELGPLPRFPAVTRDIAVIVDEAFPAAAILEEIRSLADPRIEAVRLFDCYRGAPIPAGKKSLAYSIAYRAPDRTLTDEEVSGVHAGVLERLRERFRLELRS, encoded by the coding sequence GTGCGCGTCCCGCTGTCCTGGCTCGGGGAGTTCGTCACCTGGAGCGGGTCGGCGGAGGCGCTCGCCGAGCGCCTCACGCTCGCGGGCTTCCCCGTGGAAGGCCTCGAGGAGGTGGGCCGCCTCGACGCCCGCATCCGCGTCGGGCGGCTGGCCGCCGTCGAGCCGCATCCGGGGGCGGAGCGGCTCTCCGTTTGCCGGGTGGACGTCGGGGACGCGGCGCCGATCGCCGTCGTCTCCGGCGCGCCGGGCCTGGCGGCGGGGCAGCGCGTGCCGGTGGCGCTGCCTGGAGCGCGGCTCCCCGGCGGGCGCGAGACGGGCGTGGCGGCGTTCGGGGGCATCGAGTCCGCCGGGCTCCTCTGCTCCGAGGCCGAGCTCGAGCTCGGCGACGACGCGGGCCAGGTGCTCCTCCTGCCGCACGACGCCACCCCCGGCGCGCCGCTCGTCGAGCTCGCGGGTGTCGCCGACACGGTGCTCGAGCTCGAGGTGACGGCCAACCGCGGCGATTGCCTGTCGATCCTCGGGGTTGCCCGGGAAGTCGCGGCGACGAGCGGCGTCCGGCTCCGGCGACCGCGGCCGCGGCCGCGAGAGGGGGGCGCGCCGGCCGCGCGCGACGTGGGCGTGCGCGTCGAGTCGGCGGACTGCCCGCGCTACTGCGCCCGGCTCGTGCGCGCGGTTGCCGTGCAGCCCTCCCCGCTGTGGCTGCGGCTCCGCCTGCGACGCGCCGGCATGCGGCCCGTGAACGTCGTCGTCGACGCCACGAACCACGTGATGCTCGAGCGCGGCCAGCCGCTGCACGCCTTCGACTGGGAGCAGCTCGCGGAGCACCGGATCGTCGTCCGCGGCGCCGCGGCCGGCGAGCGGCTGCTAACCCTCGACGGCATCGAGCGAGTCCTCGACCCCGCCGACCTGGTGATTGCCGACGCCCGCGGGCCGGTGGCGCTGGCCGGCGTCATGGGCGGGCAGGTGTCCGAGGTGACCGCCGGCACGCGCGTGCTGCTCCTCGAGAGCGCGTTCTTCATGCCGGCCGCGGTGCGGCGGACGGCGCGCCGCACCGGCATCGCGTCCGAGGCCGCCTATCGCTTCGAGCGGCGGGTCGATCCGGCCATGGTTCCCGAGGCGCTCGACTGTGCGGCCGCGCTGATCACGCGCCTCGCCGGCGGGCACACGGCGCCCGGGATCGTGGAGGACCCGCCCGGCGGCTGGATGCCGGAGGCGCCGACGATCCGCCTCCGTCCCCGCCGGGTGGCTGCGCTGCTCGGCGTCGCGGTGCCCCGCGCCCAGATCGGTCGGCGGCTGAGCGCGCTCGGCGCGACCTGCCGAGCGGCAGGGGACGCGCTGACGGTCACGCCACCGTCGCATCGCGGGGATCTCCAGCGCGAGGAGGATCTGGTGGAGGAGGTGGCGCGCCTCGGCGGCTACGACGCGATCCCCGCGAGCCTGCCGGAGATGCCGCTCACGAGCGGCGAGGACAGCCGCGCCCGCGTCGCGGCGCGCCGTCTTCGCCGCCTCCTCGCCGCCGAGGGTCTGGCCGAGATGGTGACGCTCGCCTTCACCGACCCCGAGACCAACCGCCTGCTCCCGGGCTTCGTCGGTCGCGCGCTCACCCCGCTCGCGCTCCAGAACCCGCTCTCGTCGGAGACGGGCGAGCTGCGCCGCTCGCCGCTCGCGGGCCTCGTGCGCGCGCTCCACGCCAACGTGGGCCTCGGGGCCGACTTCGTCGGCGCGTTCGAGATCGGGAAGGGCTATGGCGTGGACGCGCACGGCCGTCGCCAGGAGCCGCGCGCCGTCGCCATCGTGCTCTACGGGACGTGGCCGCCGCGCGGGGTGGAGCGCGCCGGGCCGTGCGTCGACTTCGCGGACCTGAAGGGCATCATCGAGAACGTCCTCGGGGGCCTCGGCCTCGAGGAGCGGCGCGTGCGCTGGCGGCCGATCGGCGAGGAGCCGTTCCTGCATCCCGGCAAGGGAGCCGTGATCGAGGCGGCCGGAGCGACCATCGGCGTGGCCGGAGCGCTGCACCCGAAAATCGCGCAGGCCTGCGATCTTGCAGAGGAAGTGTGGCTATCCGAGCTTGACTTCGAAACCCTCGCCGACTATGGTTCGCGCCGCGTCGAGCTGGGGCCCCTGCCCCGATTCCCTGCCGTCACGCGCGACATTGCGGTTATCGTGGACGAAGCGTTTCCGGCCGCTGCGATCCTCGAGGAGATCCGGTCGTTGGCTGATCCGCGCATCGAGGCGGTCCGACTGTTCGACTGCTACCGCGGCGCGCCAATCCCGGCGGGGAAGAAGAGCCTGGCGTACTCGATCGCCTATCGGGCCCCTGACCGAACGCTGACCGACGAGGAGGTGAGTGGTGTCCACGCGGGCGTGCTCGAGCGGCTCCGGGAGCGGTTCCGGCTCGAGCTGAGAAGTTGA
- a CDS encoding integration host factor subunit alpha, whose translation MTKADIVERIYEKVGFSKKEATEVVESIFELVKERLEQGEKVKISGFGNFVVNEKRPRKGRNPQTGEEIVISGRRVLTFKASQVLKKTMNGGGPPPAASGGT comes from the coding sequence ATGACGAAGGCCGACATCGTCGAGCGAATCTACGAGAAGGTGGGCTTTTCCAAGAAGGAGGCGACCGAGGTCGTGGAGTCGATCTTCGAGCTGGTGAAGGAGCGCCTCGAGCAGGGCGAGAAGGTCAAGATCTCGGGCTTCGGCAACTTCGTGGTGAACGAGAAGCGCCCACGCAAGGGACGGAACCCGCAGACCGGCGAGGAGATCGTCATCTCGGGCCGCCGCGTCCTGACCTTCAAGGCGAGCCAGGTGCTCAAGAAGACGATGAACGGCGGCGGTCCCCCGCCCGCGGCGAGCGGTGGCACGTGA
- a CDS encoding MerR family transcriptional regulator, whose protein sequence is MSAVALPDRLYFKIGEVAKLVGVKPYVLRYWETEFSVLRPGKTRARHRLYRRKDVEMLLEIRRLLYTERYTIEGAKRRLREMSTASPQAGDGGVTVAAVRDELVALYRMLEE, encoded by the coding sequence GTGAGCGCCGTCGCGCTGCCCGACAGGCTCTACTTCAAGATCGGCGAGGTCGCGAAGCTGGTCGGCGTGAAGCCGTACGTGCTGCGCTACTGGGAGACGGAGTTCAGCGTCCTCCGGCCCGGCAAGACGCGGGCGCGGCACCGGCTCTACCGCCGCAAGGACGTCGAGATGCTGCTCGAGATCCGCCGCCTGCTCTACACCGAGCGCTACACGATCGAGGGCGCCAAGCGGCGGCTCCGCGAGATGAGCACCGCGTCGCCCCAGGCCGGCGACGGCGGGGTTACGGTGGCGGCGGTGCGCGACGAGCTCGTGGCGCTCTATCGGATGCTGGAGGAATGA
- the surE gene encoding 5'/3'-nucleotidase SurE: MASSPLILVCNDDGVHSEGLAALAAAVRGLGEVVVVAPDRERSAVSHSLTLHRPLRVEEVGPGRYAVNGTPTDCVNLAVNGILGRRPALLLSGINKGANLGDDVTYSGTVSAAMEGTLLGVPSFAISAVGRGSFRFEAAAAFSARLAAWVLERGLPPDTLLNVNVPAPKDGQPIGGFALTRMGRRRYGDAIVEKVDPRGKKYYWIGGEELEFVQDEGTDFHAVNQGLISVTPIHLDLTNYKSFEALKALDFSWP, translated from the coding sequence ATGGCGTCGTCGCCGCTCATCCTGGTTTGCAACGATGACGGTGTGCACTCGGAAGGGCTCGCGGCGCTCGCCGCCGCGGTGCGTGGGCTCGGTGAGGTGGTGGTGGTGGCGCCCGACCGTGAGCGCAGCGCGGTGAGCCATTCGCTCACCCTCCACCGCCCGCTGCGGGTCGAGGAGGTGGGGCCGGGTCGCTACGCGGTCAACGGGACGCCGACCGACTGCGTGAACCTCGCCGTCAACGGCATCCTCGGCCGGCGCCCGGCACTTCTCCTCTCGGGCATCAACAAGGGGGCGAACCTGGGTGACGACGTGACCTACTCGGGGACGGTCTCGGCCGCGATGGAAGGGACGCTCCTCGGGGTCCCGTCGTTCGCCATCTCCGCCGTCGGCCGCGGCAGCTTTCGCTTCGAGGCGGCGGCCGCCTTCTCCGCGCGGCTCGCGGCCTGGGTGCTCGAGCGCGGCCTGCCGCCCGATACCCTGCTCAACGTGAACGTGCCGGCGCCGAAGGACGGACAGCCGATCGGCGGCTTCGCGCTGACCCGCATGGGTCGGCGGCGCTACGGCGATGCGATCGTCGAGAAGGTCGACCCGCGGGGCAAGAAGTACTACTGGATCGGCGGCGAGGAGCTCGAGTTCGTGCAGGACGAGGGCACCGACTTCCACGCCGTGAACCAGGGGCTCATCTCGGTGACGCCGATCCACCTGGACCTCACCAACTACAAGTCGTTCGAGGCCCTGAAGGCGCTCGACTTCTCGTGGCCGTGA
- a CDS encoding protein-L-isoaspartate(D-aspartate) O-methyltransferase: MSDAFAEDRQRMVAAQLAARGIADGRVLEAMRRVPRHLFVDPSLHAHAYEDTPLPIGARQTISQPYMVALMSEALELADGGERVLEVGTGSGYQTAVLAELGARVLSLERIPELALRARELLEALGYLDRVTVEIGDGTLGWPAEAPYDAIIVTAGAPQIPRPLIEQLGRGGRLVLPMGEEDLQGLVRIRRHTDGIAEEYLGDCRFVKLRGSYGWEEP, translated from the coding sequence ATGAGCGACGCGTTCGCGGAAGACCGCCAGCGCATGGTCGCGGCCCAGCTCGCCGCGCGGGGCATCGCCGACGGCCGCGTCCTCGAGGCGATGCGACGCGTACCGCGCCACCTGTTCGTCGACCCGAGTCTCCACGCGCATGCGTACGAGGACACCCCGCTCCCCATCGGCGCGCGCCAGACGATCTCGCAGCCCTACATGGTGGCGCTCATGAGCGAGGCCTTGGAGCTCGCGGATGGCGGCGAGCGCGTGCTCGAGGTGGGCACCGGCTCGGGGTACCAGACCGCGGTGCTGGCCGAGCTCGGCGCCCGCGTGCTCTCGCTCGAGCGCATCCCGGAGCTGGCGCTCCGTGCCCGCGAGCTGCTCGAGGCGCTCGGCTATCTCGACCGTGTCACGGTGGAGATCGGCGACGGCACGCTCGGCTGGCCGGCCGAGGCGCCGTACGACGCCATCATCGTGACCGCGGGAGCGCCCCAGATCCCGCGTCCGCTGATCGAGCAGCTCGGCCGCGGCGGGCGTCTCGTCCTGCCGATGGGCGAGGAGGATCTTCAGGGTCTGGTCCGCATCAGGCGCCACACGGACGGTATCGCGGAGGAGTACCTCGGCGACTGCCGGTTCGTGAAGCTGCGCGGCAGCTACGGGTGGGAGGAGCCCTAG
- a CDS encoding M23 family metallopeptidase — MRAGGWAVVAVVAVAAGCGGGPAGLRHRVERGETLYRIGKAYGVSDRELARLNGIRDPARIEVGQVLVIPHATRRLPVQVITPEQVRPDRPAPREIPAGAEAFVWPVQGGVVSSDFGPRGATHHDGIDISCPVGTPVRAARAGRVLYSDRLRGYGNLIIMEHGDGYATVYAHNRDNRAHTGDVVRQGDVIASVGETGKTSGANLHFEVRKDNIARNPIFFLPPLPARRLDVVERVP, encoded by the coding sequence GTGCGCGCCGGCGGCTGGGCCGTGGTGGCGGTGGTGGCGGTGGCGGCCGGATGCGGCGGGGGACCCGCCGGACTCCGCCATCGCGTCGAACGCGGCGAGACGCTGTACCGAATCGGCAAGGCCTACGGCGTGTCGGATCGGGAGCTGGCGCGCCTGAACGGCATCCGCGACCCCGCTCGCATCGAGGTCGGCCAGGTGCTCGTGATCCCGCACGCGACGCGGCGGTTGCCGGTGCAGGTGATCACACCGGAGCAGGTGCGGCCCGACCGCCCGGCGCCGCGCGAGATCCCCGCCGGCGCGGAGGCCTTCGTCTGGCCCGTCCAGGGCGGCGTGGTGAGCTCGGACTTCGGCCCGCGCGGCGCAACGCACCACGACGGGATCGACATCAGCTGCCCGGTCGGGACGCCCGTGCGCGCGGCGCGCGCCGGGCGGGTGCTCTACAGCGACCGGCTGCGCGGCTACGGCAACCTGATCATCATGGAACACGGCGACGGGTACGCGACGGTCTACGCCCATAACCGGGACAACCGCGCCCACACCGGCGACGTGGTCCGTCAGGGGGACGTCATCGCCTCGGTCGGAGAGACGGGCAAGACCTCCGGCGCGAACCTCCACTTCGAGGTGCGCAAGGACAACATCGCCCGCAATCCGATCTTCTTCCTGCCGCCGCTGCCGGCGCGTCGTCTCGATGTGGTAGAGAGGGTCCCATGA
- a CDS encoding adenine phosphoribosyltransferase, which translates to MDLQRYIRDIPDFPKPGIVFKDITPLLADGVAFRATVDRFVEHYRGRVDVVLGIESRGFIIGAAVAYGLGTGLALVRKPGKLPHQTYAARYELEYGSDALEIHHDAIGDRHRVLVIDDLLATGGTASAAVELVKRCDGQVVGCAFVIELAFLNGRRRLDGHEVFSLIRYDRP; encoded by the coding sequence ATGGATCTCCAGCGCTACATCCGCGACATCCCCGACTTTCCGAAGCCGGGCATCGTCTTCAAGGACATCACGCCGCTGCTCGCCGACGGCGTGGCCTTCCGCGCCACCGTGGACCGCTTCGTCGAGCACTACCGGGGGCGGGTCGACGTGGTGCTCGGCATCGAGTCGCGCGGCTTCATCATCGGCGCCGCCGTGGCGTACGGTCTCGGCACGGGGCTGGCGCTCGTCCGCAAGCCGGGCAAGCTCCCGCACCAGACCTACGCGGCGCGCTACGAGCTCGAGTACGGCAGCGACGCGCTGGAGATCCACCACGACGCGATCGGCGATCGCCACCGGGTGCTGGTCATCGACGACCTGCTCGCGACCGGCGGGACGGCCTCGGCCGCGGTCGAGCTCGTCAAGCGGTGCGACGGCCAGGTGGTCGGCTGCGCCTTCGTGATCGAGCTCGCCTTCCTGAACGGCCGCCGCCGTCTCGACGGCCACGAGGTCTTCTCGCTCATCCGCTACGACCGCCCCTGA